From a region of the Paenibacillus lutimineralis genome:
- the fabZ gene encoding 3-hydroxyacyl-ACP dehydratase FabZ yields the protein MLDIKQIQEIIPHRPPFLLVDRIVELEEGKRAVGIKNVTVNEPFFTGHFPEYPVMPGVLITEALAQVGAVAILNLESNRGKIGFLAGLDEFRFRGQVVPGDTLRLEVEIIRLKGSIGKGKAVAKVDDKVVAEGVIMFALS from the coding sequence ATGCTGGATATAAAGCAGATTCAAGAGATCATACCGCACCGCCCTCCGTTCCTACTGGTGGATCGTATTGTAGAACTGGAGGAAGGCAAGCGGGCCGTCGGAATCAAGAATGTTACTGTGAACGAACCGTTCTTTACGGGTCACTTTCCAGAGTATCCGGTGATGCCGGGGGTGTTAATTACTGAAGCATTGGCTCAGGTAGGTGCTGTAGCTATCTTGAACTTAGAGAGTAATCGAGGCAAAATTGGCTTTCTAGCTGGACTCGATGAGTTCCGCTTCCGCGGCCAAGTTGTGCCGGGCGATACGCTGCGTCTCGAAGTAGAGATTATCCGCTTGAAGGGCTCCATCGGTAAAGGCAAAGCCGTTGCCAAGGTGGACGACAAGGTCGTCGCTGAAGGCGTAATTATGTTTGCCTTGTCATAA
- a CDS encoding DNA-directed RNA polymerase subunit beta, producing MTEKNSPEVKHRAWWIVPLRIVLILLFFAAALIGGAIAGYVVLGKQDIHDVLDWSTWRHVFDLVFAP from the coding sequence ATGACAGAGAAGAATAGCCCGGAAGTTAAGCACCGCGCATGGTGGATTGTCCCGCTGCGAATCGTGCTTATACTGCTCTTCTTCGCAGCCGCTTTGATCGGTGGGGCGATTGCCGGGTACGTTGTACTCGGCAAGCAGGATATTCACGATGTATTAGACTGGAGCACCTGGCGTCATGTGTTTGATCTGGTCTTTGCTCCTTAG
- a CDS encoding flagellar hook-basal body protein, which yields MNNSMISAMVSMSGIQQRLDLLADNMANLNTVGFKRKEATFEDTLTRVQQQAKGMELSGRVSPRGFNLGFGSMMAGAEVNFEQGPIKQTDIPTDLAIEGNALFSVMTAGNIKAYTRAGNFMIQPDPNDAESAWLVTNDGHHLLNTDGERIVVPANSKLQIDEHGWITAVAGSGAAEQIGQIQLYTPIRTDALQKRDGNLFVIAPGAQEADVLANTFALPQDQQARLRQGALESSNVNLTDEMAELMQVQRAYQLSARALTSSDTMMNLANNLRG from the coding sequence ATGAATAACTCCATGATCAGTGCCATGGTATCCATGAGCGGTATCCAGCAGCGTCTGGATTTGCTTGCCGACAATATGGCCAATCTAAATACAGTTGGATTCAAGCGCAAGGAAGCAACTTTTGAAGATACGCTTACTCGTGTTCAACAGCAAGCCAAAGGGATGGAACTGTCTGGCCGGGTCTCTCCGCGTGGCTTCAATCTGGGATTTGGCTCTATGATGGCGGGAGCAGAGGTTAACTTTGAACAAGGCCCTATCAAGCAGACGGATATTCCGACAGATCTGGCGATTGAAGGAAATGCCTTGTTTTCAGTGATGACAGCTGGTAATATTAAGGCCTATACAAGGGCGGGCAACTTCATGATTCAACCGGATCCGAATGATGCGGAATCTGCTTGGCTCGTTACGAATGATGGTCACCACTTGTTGAATACGGATGGGGAACGGATCGTTGTCCCTGCTAATTCCAAGCTGCAGATTGATGAGCATGGCTGGATTACAGCGGTTGCTGGGTCTGGAGCTGCCGAACAGATTGGGCAGATTCAGTTGTATACGCCGATTCGTACAGATGCGCTGCAGAAGAGAGATGGCAACTTATTCGTCATAGCTCCGGGCGCGCAAGAAGCGGATGTACTGGCGAACACCTTTGCTCTTCCTCAGGATCAGCAAGCTCGCCTCCGTCAGGGAGCGCTGGAGTCCTCCAACGTGAATCTAACCGATGAGATGGCAGAATTAATGCAGGTTCAAAGAGCTTACCAGCTCTCGGCCCGTGCCTTGACTTCTAGCGATACAATGATGAATTTGGCTAATAACTTACGCGGGTAG
- a CDS encoding flagellar hook-basal body protein, which produces MIRGLYTAASGMITEQRRHDTITQNIANINTPGYKQVSSVAHSFPETLISIIGDKQSGNSRRIGKLATGVFAEESLASYAQGDLKETGKRSDFALLSSIGMNHPATGELIPFDASGKYVDDNGEVFYRPEAFFTVMDKDNQLRYTRDGNFTVAPDGALLTSQGYRVLDMDHNPVVLPAGVSIDSLQSDSVGRLFYYNDAGIREDVGNLGISVADRPQELIRDGNGVYREVAGLGPNVRQLTNREGAEVRQGYLEVSNVDPAQSMVDLMAAQRAYESNQKIVQYYDKSLDKAVNEVGKV; this is translated from the coding sequence ATGATCAGGGGACTTTATACTGCTGCATCAGGAATGATAACCGAACAACGGCGTCATGATACGATCACGCAAAATATTGCGAACATCAATACTCCAGGATATAAGCAGGTAAGCTCAGTTGCTCATTCTTTCCCGGAGACGCTAATCTCGATTATTGGGGATAAGCAGTCTGGTAATAGTCGCAGAATCGGGAAGTTAGCTACGGGGGTCTTTGCGGAAGAGAGCTTGGCATCTTATGCCCAAGGAGATCTGAAGGAGACGGGCAAGAGGTCGGACTTCGCGCTACTCTCGAGTATCGGTATGAATCATCCTGCAACCGGGGAGTTGATTCCGTTCGATGCCTCGGGCAAATATGTGGATGATAATGGAGAAGTATTTTATCGTCCGGAAGCTTTCTTTACTGTGATGGATAAGGACAACCAATTGCGGTATACGAGAGATGGGAACTTCACAGTAGCTCCTGATGGAGCTCTGTTGACATCGCAAGGGTATCGGGTGCTTGATATGGACCACAATCCTGTCGTGCTGCCTGCCGGCGTATCGATTGATTCCTTACAAAGCGATAGTGTCGGAAGACTCTTCTATTATAATGATGCGGGAATTCGTGAGGATGTAGGTAATCTGGGCATCTCGGTCGCTGACCGTCCGCAGGAATTGATTCGCGATGGCAACGGAGTATATCGTGAAGTAGCCGGATTAGGTCCTAATGTTAGGCAATTGACGAATCGGGAAGGGGCAGAAGTCCGCCAGGGCTATCTTGAAGTATCCAATGTCGACCCTGCTCAATCCATGGTTGACTTAATGGCTGCTCAGCGCGCCTATGAGTCCAACCAGAAGATCGTTCAGTACTATGACAAGAGCTTGGACAAAGCGGTTAATGAGGTTGGTAAGGTATAG
- a CDS encoding rod shape-determining protein, protein MMSKDIGIDLGTANVLIHVKGKGVVLDEPAVVAIDNDAKRVLAVGEDARRMVGRTPGNIVAIRPLRDGVIADFDVTETMMKYFIDRVGGKSWYSHPRILICAPTNITSVEQKSIREAAERSGAKEVFMEEEPKAAAIGAGMDIFEPSGNMVVDIGGGTTDVAVISMGDIVTSSSIKIAGDKFDSAIIKYIKGKYKLLIGERTAEDIKIGVGTVHPSGRIAEMDIRGRDMVSGLPLTVTITSKEIQEALFDSVATIVAGAKSVLERTPPELSADIIDRGVILTGGGALLHGLDELLAEELHVPVLIAEDPMHCVVKGTGIMLDNLDKAIKKRF, encoded by the coding sequence ATGATGAGCAAGGATATTGGTATTGATTTGGGTACAGCGAATGTACTGATTCATGTTAAAGGAAAAGGAGTGGTTCTTGACGAACCGGCTGTAGTCGCCATTGATAATGATGCCAAGCGTGTGCTCGCCGTAGGTGAGGATGCAAGGCGAATGGTTGGACGTACGCCAGGAAATATCGTTGCGATCAGACCTTTGCGTGACGGCGTAATTGCCGACTTTGATGTTACTGAGACCATGATGAAGTATTTCATCGATCGCGTGGGGGGCAAGAGTTGGTACAGCCATCCCCGGATTTTGATCTGCGCTCCTACGAATATTACGTCGGTGGAGCAGAAGTCGATTCGTGAAGCCGCCGAGCGAAGCGGCGCTAAGGAAGTCTTTATGGAAGAAGAACCGAAGGCTGCGGCAATCGGGGCGGGTATGGATATTTTTGAACCGAGCGGCAATATGGTTGTCGATATTGGCGGTGGGACGACGGATGTAGCGGTAATCTCGATGGGGGATATCGTTACTTCCTCGTCTATCAAGATCGCCGGTGACAAGTTTGATTCCGCCATTATTAAATATATTAAAGGAAAGTACAAGCTCTTGATCGGAGAACGTACGGCAGAGGACATCAAGATCGGCGTAGGTACGGTGCATCCTTCTGGCCGTATCGCAGAGATGGACATTCGCGGCAGAGACATGGTGTCAGGACTTCCACTAACGGTAACGATTACATCGAAGGAGATTCAGGAAGCTTTGTTCGACTCCGTTGCCACAATTGTGGCCGGTGCCAAGTCCGTGCTTGAGCGGACTCCACCGGAGCTGTCAGCGGATATCATCGACCGCGGGGTTATTCTGACGGGTGGCGGCGCGCTGCTGCATGGATTGGACGAGCTATTGGCTGAGGAATTGCATGTTCCGGTGTTGATCGCCGAGGATCCGATGCATTGCGTAGTGAAAGGAACGGGCATTATGCTCGACAATTTGGACAAGGCCATTAAGAAAAGATTCTAA
- the spoIIID gene encoding sporulation transcriptional regulator SpoIIID, with protein sequence MHDYIKERTIKIGRCIVETRHTVRTIAKEFGVSKSTVHKDLTERLPEINPDLADQVKHILEYHKSIRHLRGGEATKIKYKKKGQNKREVISSAR encoded by the coding sequence GTGCACGATTACATCAAAGAACGGACGATTAAAATTGGTCGCTGCATCGTGGAAACTCGGCACACGGTACGGACTATAGCCAAGGAATTCGGCGTATCGAAAAGCACGGTGCATAAGGATTTAACCGAGCGTCTGCCGGAGATCAATCCGGATCTAGCAGATCAGGTGAAGCACATTCTCGAATACCATAAGTCGATCAGACATCTTCGCGGAGGAGAAGCGACAAAAATCAAGTATAAGAAGAAGGGACAGAACAAACGGGAGGTAATTAGCTCAGCACGCTGA